The sequence CGCCGTGGCCCGAGGTACACCCCTTGCCGAGCCGGGTCCCGATCCCGATGAGGATCCCCCCGAGGAACAGCCGCCACGGCTGGACGTCGGTCAGCCAGATCGTGATCCCGCCGATGTCGCGTAACTCGCCCGTCGTCGCCGTCTGGTGGAGCCCGCTCGAGAGCAGGCCGGACTGGAACGTCAGCGCGTAGACGGCCGCCCCGGCGACGATGCCGAGGGTGAAGACGACCCGCCAGTCTCGAGAGGCACGATACTGCTGGAAGCGCGATCGGTCGGAGACGTACGAGAGCGTCGACTCGAGGAACGTACTCGCGCCTGCGGGGATACCGGTCCCGAGGTAGATCACGGCCGTTCCGAGGCCGACGAGCAACCCACCGATCGCGTAGTGGCTGATCCCGTGGGGGAACAGCTCCGCGATCGTCGCCACGAAGAGCCACGTCATAGTCAGTACCGGAGGAAGGTAATCCCGACGTATCAAGGCTTCCGACTCGGGGAAACTTGACC is a genomic window of Natrarchaeobaculum aegyptiacum containing:
- a CDS encoding YeeE/YedE family protein: MTWLFVATIAELFPHGISHYAIGGLLVGLGTAVIYLGTGIPAGASTFLESTLSYVSDRSRFQQYRASRDWRVVFTLGIVAGAAVYALTFQSGLLSSGLHQTATTGELRDIGGITIWLTDVQPWRLFLGGILIGIGTRLGKGCTSGHGVCGVGSASSASFVGVATFLLVAIGVAQLVMALGVSP